TTGGCAGAACGTGACATTTGCTAAGCTCCGAATTTCTTGTTGCGATGCTGGATACGACGAATCTCTTAGTTGCGAGACTTGGTGTTGCCTTACTGCGAGCGAACTACTTGCTGCGGCGGTTGACGATAAATACGTCGGTCCGCTTGTTGTTACGGGTCTTGTAACCACGTGTCGGCTGGCCCCACGGAGTGACCGGGTGACGTCCGCCTGATGTCTTACCTTCACCACCACCGTGCGGGTGGTCGACCGGGTTCATCGAGACACCACGGTTTGCAGGACGGATTCCCTTCCAGCGGTTGCGCCCGGCCTTGCCGATGGTGACATTCTCATGATCGGTGTTGCCAACTTGGCCAATCGTCGCCATGCACTCGACCAGCACCTTGCGGGTCTCGCCGGAGGGCAGCTTCAGGAGAGCATATTCGCCTTCCTTCGCAATCAGGTTGACCTGAGCGCCTGCCGAGCGTGCCATCTGCGCGCCCTTACCAGGGCGAAGCTCAATGTTGTGCACGATCGTACCGATCGGGATGTTCTTGAGCGGCAGAGCATTGCCAACCAGGATATCGGCCTCGGGGCCGCTCATGATCGACTGGCCAACCTTCAAGCCAACCGGCTGAATGATGTAGCGCTTCTCGCCATCGGCATAGCTGATAAGGGCGATGCGCGAGCTGCGGTTCGGATCGTACTCGATGGTAGCAACCGTACCCGGAATACCGTACTTCTCGCGCTTGAAGTCCACAATGCGTAGCTTCTGCTTGTGGCCGCCGCCGTGATGACGCATGGTCAGGGCACCGGAGCTGTTACGTCCGCCGGTGCGCTGCTTAACCTTAAGTAGCGGCTTATGCGGCTTGTCCGTCGTCAGGTCGTCGTTGACCAGCTTCGTCGCGAAGCGGAGTGATGGAGTAATCGGTCGAAATGATTTGATCGGCATCGTCTTTATTCCCTTGCCTGTAGCGCTTCTGAATCTCTCAGTGACGCTTCGGTTCCTGAAAATCTGTTGCGTGCGGCGGCTGTTTCCTTACCGGTCGCGTTAGAGGCTGTTGATGTAGTCCGGCATCTTCTCGCCCTCTTTGAGGCGAACGTAAGCCTTCTTCCAGTCAGAGCGATAGCCGGCGAACTTGCCACGGCGGCGCTCCTTACCTTCAACGGTTGCGGTACGGACTCCCGAGACCTTCACCTTGAAGAGGGTCTCGACAGCCTGCTTGACTTCGGTCTTGGTGGCCTTGACGGCAACCTCAAAGACGAGCGTGTTCTGGGTCTCTTTGACGCCCATTCCCTTCTCGGTAATGAGAGGGCGGCGAATTACGGTATAGAGGGTTGGCATTACGCAACCTCCTTCTGGGCAGCGGCTTTGCTGCGCTTCGATACAAACTTCTTGAGCGTCTCCTGCAGGGCCTCAATGGCATCCTTCGAGAAGACGGCATGCTCGTAGCGGAGCAGGTCGTAGGGGTGAACCTCAGAGCTGAGCACAAGCTCAACGCCTTCGAGGTTGCGCGAGCCGAGGTACAGCTTTTCGTCGAGCTTACGGCTGCTCTCAACCAGCAGAGTCGTCTTGCCTGCTTCGAGCTTGTTCAGCGCCGTGCGGAAGAGCTTGGTCTTGGCTTCAGGAACTTCAAAAGAATCCACAACCGTGAACTTACCGTCCGCAATCTTGGCAGCGATGGCCGAGCGGAGCGCGCCCATCAGCTTCTTCTGCGGGAAGGCATACTCATAGCTGCGGGGCTGAGGTCCATGGACCGTACCGCCGCCGCGCCAGAGCGGAGTGCGGATCGAGCCGACGCGAGCGCGACCAGTTCCCTTCTGCTTCCAGAGCTTCTTACCGGCGCCCGAGACGAGCTTGCGGTTCTTGGTGGCAGCGGTTCCCTGACGGAGCGCAGCACGATAGTGCTTGACCGACTCCCAGAGGAGCGCGTCGTTGATCTCGCCTGCGAAGACCTCGTCGACGAGTTCGAACTCACCGACCTTGGTTCCACCGAGATTTACTACGTTGATGTTTGCCATCTTCTTCTCTCTTCGTGCCCACCATCGATGCGGTAGGCCAAAACTTTGTTTAGTAGGCGCCTTATCAAGTTCAAGACGCTCTGCTTATTTTTCTTTACTTCTTCTTCGGTGCAGCC
This region of Edaphobacter dinghuensis genomic DNA includes:
- the rplB gene encoding 50S ribosomal protein L2, whose amino-acid sequence is MPIKSFRPITPSLRFATKLVNDDLTTDKPHKPLLKVKQRTGGRNSSGALTMRHHGGGHKQKLRIVDFKREKYGIPGTVATIEYDPNRSSRIALISYADGEKRYIIQPVGLKVGQSIMSGPEADILVGNALPLKNIPIGTIVHNIELRPGKGAQMARSAGAQVNLIAKEGEYALLKLPSGETRKVLVECMATIGQVGNTDHENVTIGKAGRNRWKGIRPANRGVSMNPVDHPHGGGEGKTSGGRHPVTPWGQPTRGYKTRNNKRTDVFIVNRRSK
- a CDS encoding 50S ribosomal protein L23; translated protein: MPTLYTVIRRPLITEKGMGVKETQNTLVFEVAVKATKTEVKQAVETLFKVKVSGVRTATVEGKERRRGKFAGYRSDWKKAYVRLKEGEKMPDYINSL
- the rplD gene encoding 50S ribosomal protein L4, producing MANINVVNLGGTKVGEFELVDEVFAGEINDALLWESVKHYRAALRQGTAATKNRKLVSGAGKKLWKQKGTGRARVGSIRTPLWRGGGTVHGPQPRSYEYAFPQKKLMGALRSAIAAKIADGKFTVVDSFEVPEAKTKLFRTALNKLEAGKTTLLVESSRKLDEKLYLGSRNLEGVELVLSSEVHPYDLLRYEHAVFSKDAIEALQETLKKFVSKRSKAAAQKEVA